In Verrucomicrobiia bacterium, the sequence CAGACGCGTAACCTCATCACCACTAAGTGCCCGCCCATAAAGGCGGACGTCGTCTATAAGGCCATTATGGTACCGCAGGGTCCCTGCGTTTGAGCCAATGTAGCTATTGGCGGGCAACGTAATGGCAGGAGCGTTAGCTGTGTTACTTGCGGTAAGTACACCATCAAGGTACAGATAAACGCCGGTCGAGGACCAGGTAGCCGCCAAGTGGTGCCAAGCACCATTGGTGGTAGCGCCACAAAGGTTCCTCGTTGTGGAACCATCGCCATATTGAATACGGGCGTCGCCTGCGCTACATCCAGAAAGCGCACTCGTGTCCGAACTTAGCGTCAGGCCGTTGTTGCCTGTCCCGGCCACGTCATAAACCTGATGTATATTACTGTCTGTACTATTTCTATTGAACCAGACAGAGGCTGTCCCTGAGGCTAGGGAGCCTTGGATACTGGCATTGTTTGTAGTGGTAACGGAGTCATCTGTTCCATCAAATCTTAGCGCGCCAGATTTCCGAGTCACTCCATTGCGCCAGTTAGGGTCCACACCCATGCCCCGCAAAGTATTCGCACTGGCATCACTTGCAGCGTCGTAGACAGTAGTGTCGTTAACCGTGTCGCTGGCAAGGTAGGTATTGCCGTCGGCATCCGTAGCGGAAGAGGTATAGACGCCAGAAGCAAGGATATCCAGGGACTGGATAGGGATGATGAGCCCGAAGACCAAGGCTATCACCAGCGCATTAAGGCTGAGGCGGGAGATCCAGGACCGCCATGCTTGGTCAGGGAAAACAACCCGGTAATACTCACCGCCCTTGCGGTAAACTTTTGCCATTTTTGCCGCAAGAAACAAGCCAGTGCGCTGGGCGCCCTTAGCAATTCGAACGATACTAGACCGTGCGGCTCTCAATCGTTTCTGCATGACATTAGTATACCCCAATACTCCCGCTATTTCAGGTGTATCGTACCATCCTTTAGGCGGATGGTGCCGGCTGGAAGCTGGATCCTTGCGTCGGTTGCAGAAGAGAGGGTGAGAAGGTATGCAGGATCCAAGGCAGCACCCGCCGCCCCCACGCTCCACGCGCCCGCTTCCGTCCCTGTCAAAGCAAGTCCTCCCGTACCCACCGACAAGGAAGTCACATCATTATCAGGTAGTGAGGAATCTGAAGTTGAGAAGCTGGTAACCCGGCGGTTTGAGATAAGTGAAACCGCGGTAATGCCACCGTCGTCAGCTGCCGCATCGTTCGTTGCCACCCATAGCATAGGCTGGGAACGAACTGGGCTGGAGGTAATCCAGGTAGGATCATCACTGCTAGCGGTACTATCTGCACCAAGAGTGCCACCATTTGCAGTGGCGGAGTGGTCAGCCACTGTTTGACCTGAGCCTTCGTTAAAGTGCCATCCCCCTACTAATCCAGTTTCCGGGCTGCCGTTCCACCCTCTTCCCCCATTATAAAGAGCAGCTACGTTGGCACCAGAAAGTGCAGCGCTGTAGATGCGCACCTCATCAAGTGAGCCTTGGAAATAATTAGTCCCGCGAGCGCCTATCGTCAGCGGTGAGGCATTGGTAGTGTCGCCAGTCGTAGTGTCGGTCGTAGAGCCGTTCGCCACACCGTCAACGTAAAGGCGAAGGGTCGAACCACTCTTAACGAATGCCACGTGGTGCCAGAGGTTGTCGTTAACCGTTACGGTAGAACTGAGGGATGGATTATTACTTAAGTCATCAGATCGGAAAGCAGTAATCTTTCCGGCTGTCCCTGAAGTTTGGTTCTGAATACGCAGTGTATATGGATACCCCACCACTCCCGACCCATTCCACTTATGGATAATATTGTTATACGTAGTCCCCGTATTTGCCTGGGTAGATGGCGCCTTGATCCACACCCCTACGGAAAAGTCCTGGTTATAAGCAAAGTCTAAATTAGCATTGTCAGGAACTGACACGTAATCGGCAGAGCCATCGAAGGAGAGCCCCTTCCCGGTATCTGATGAGTGGAGGAGTGCGACGGCAGATACTTTAGCTGTTCCCGCAAGCGACGGTGAAACCAGGTAAGGATCGTCGGAAGAAACAGTATTGTCCGTACCCACCGTCCCATGGTTAGCATTAGTACTGGCGTCCATTACATACTGCCCAGCCGGGTTATTGAGGTGCCAGAGACCCAAGGTGTTGGCATCTACAACAAACTCTCGGTTTGAAGGAGTAAATGCTGCAGTATACCGAGCACTGTTAGACAACCGGACTTCATCGAGGTAACCATTGAAGTTATTGCCCGTTGTGCCGTTTCGTCCAAGCCGGAGTGCATCTGTATTGGAGATAGAAGCTGAAATACCGGCGTTGGTAGTGATCTGCTGCAGGACACCATCCAAATACTGAGAAATAGATGTCCCAACCCGCACTAAGGCAAAGTGATGCCAAATACCATCGTTAACGGTCGCCAAGCTGGTAGTGGTGTAGTCGGTGGTGGAAATGCGAACCGAAGCTGAAAGGTAGTTGCTTGAGTCAAGGTTTACCAAAATACCCGCAGCACCGTTCCTGCGCTGTATAAGCATGCACGAAGAGGCGCACGACTGAGTAGTCTTGAACCAGCCCTCGGCCGTGAAGTCGGCAACACCTGGGTCAAAAACGGTTGAGTGAGGGATATTGACTGCGCTTGACCCGGTAAAGTCCACCACGCCACCAAATCCTTCCGAATTCCACTTTGAAGTCCCTACACTCCCCGTAGGGGTATAGCGCGTAATGATCGATGAGGCTTGGCTTGTGTGCTCGGAAACAAGGTCAACTCCTACACTTGTCCCAACTGCCAAGGTATTGGAAGTATAGTCGGCTTGAGATGTTCCCGTGGACACCGAAAGGGAGTTTACGGTGTTGTTTCGCAAGGCAGGTGTAGAGGCCGTTGAATAGGTGCGGTCAGCTGTTCCAACCTGGTCTCCCGTGTCACTTTGGATGGTATCCCAACGATCTACCCCACCTGCCGTACCGTTGGCAGCATAGAGAGTACCGGCACTGGTGAGCAGCACAGACTTATAGGTACTGTTGGCAGCAAGCGCATAGTGACGCACTGGGGAATCGGTAGTAGTCAGGCCGTGACGGGTATTGGCCGTTTCGTTAACCACCACATCCACGCCACTGCTTGTGCTCCCGCCATTGATCCCATAGGCCACATAGGTCTTTGGCGGAGTTCCCAACACCTGCACCGCTACATTGGTAACGCTAGATCCAGAGCTCAACGCGCTGCCGGCATACGTCCCCGTCCCCGATCCTGCCCTGCCTGCAATAGCCACCGTACCAAAGGCATTCCCACTGGAATGGTGCGTGCGGAAAATATCAGTCTGCAGGTCTACCACTTGTGTGTGGTTAGCGCTAGTTTTTGTGACATAGAGCCGGCCATTCAACGCCGCCACCTGTTTAACCGGCACCGTACTAAGCTGGGTTGTGCCTACCCCACCAGGAATACGCATCCACAGCTTGTTGGTTTGGGCATCAATAATATCGACGGCCGAATCGTTCCCCACAATATTAGCCTTCTCAGGGAAGCTCCGTCGCTTACCTCGTTGTGGCGAACTGGTGGAATAAGCCTCAACTACCCAGCTGCTGACAGCGAACGTATCGTAGCGACGGTACATGCCTACTGGGTTCCACTTCAGCTTTACGCCAGTTGCCCCCAACGCCACGGGTGCCATACCAATAGGTTGAAGTGCTGACCAGGACCCCGATGGCGCTACAGGGTTAGTGACGGCACGGTACTGGAAGAAACGTGGGACTTCAGAATCGGAGCTGAAGGCAGTAATGGTAGGTGCCGATGAGGCCTTCCAAAGGTTCTCATTATGTACCCAGCCAGAACTAGGAGTGAAATTAAATGAGTTCAAAGCTCCGGTTAGCCCAGTTGCCGTTGAGTCCGTCAGGGTAGACCCAGTACCTTCATCCATCTTCCAGTGCAAGACTTTATTTGCTGAAGAAACGGGAGCCGCATTTGCATACGAATCGGCAATTTCGGTGGCCGAAAGAGCCCGACTGTGCACCTGCACATCATCCATAGATCCATTATGGTAAACAGTAGAACTACCTCCCAAGATAACGGATGCGGATGTATTCAGGTCATCACCGGTAAGAATGGAGATGTCGGTAGAAACAACGTTGCCACCATCAACGTACACCCTAAGGAAGTTTGCAGTTCTATCAACCACGGCAGTGGCAAGGTGCCAGTTCCCGTCAGTTACTGAAACGGTAGAAGTTGCAAAATAGGAGGAAAAGCCGCCCGAATCTCTTACCTGGGCAGTCAGCTTATCTCCAGAACCAATGGACAGCAACATTCCCCCCGTCCCATTGGTGCCCGCTTTACGATACAGGTATTTTACCGTGCCTGAAGTTGAAGATTTAAACCAAAGAGACCAGGTCATGCTTCCCGTACCGATATCCAGCGTATCGTTATCAGCAACTGAGACAGTGTCGTCCGTGCCATCAAAGAGAAGTCCTGTCCTAGTGGGCTGCGGAGAAGCAAACGCACTTCCTTTCTCATCAGCCTTACCGTAGTAGAGGTAGTAATCTGTAGAGTTTGCAGAGTTAGCAATAGGGGCGATGGTCTGGAAGTAGGTCTGCGTCGTGGAAGCAGTGGGAGCAAGGTTGGCCTGCCAAATTGGGCCAGCAGAGGTACCATTCCCCGTTGTAACTTGGTCACTCTTTAATGTGCCAGTAATTGCATTCCCTGAATAGTCGGCCACCGAGGTGCCCGTACCCTCATCCAGACGCCACCCTGCAACCAACCCAGATTCAGGCACCCCTACCGTTCCCTGGCCGCCATTATATATTTGATTAATTTTGCCAGTAGGAAGTGCGTAGTTATACACACGCACATCACTCATCCACCCATTAAAGTAATCGGAGCTGCCACTGCGGCCACTGAGCTGGAAAAATGAGGCTGCATTTAAGTCATCAGTGCTTAGGTTGGCGGCTGACCCAGTTTGAACAAGCTGCCCATTCACATAAAGGCCCAGCTCTTGGGTGGCCCTATTCAGGACCCCGGTCACGTGGTACCAACTACCGTTTGTATACGTAGTCTGAGTGGTGGTGA encodes:
- a CDS encoding LamG domain-containing protein, which encodes MDEGTGTSAEDATGNGVTGTLTNGPTWVEGYSSAGAVSAGDPSDSPAWAMPGYQFREQVKVANASGSTLPTGYAVNAPTSRATKLNANQTRADGNDWRMVHQPTDATRSLSFDGSNDDVTIPYSSLVDFDYNNPFTVSVWMKAGATQANTGLTYNYIAQRRLGAAGSQSFYLAINNQGAAIPGTIRAGRYESGHNPEITSTKTLNDSKWHLLTFTKVSSTLTLYIDGVAEASTTDTTTTDTSDVTDLCWAASCTSGRWFQGGLDDARVYNKGLSASEAAALYSGGSGSTGAVTSGLVGWWRFDEGSGQVLQDSSGNGLHGLVGDTSASTTTDPSWSTDGVVSTAYEVPRHIPKAHALRFDLADGTSEDSVGFSDNNAADIRTGSMSWSMWFRAAASGADQILYRKADSSFAKGCVIKLTTSNALQLSCGNTAGTLLATITTTQTTYTNGSWYHVTGVLNRATQELGLYVNGQLVQTGSAANLSTDDLNAASFFQLSGRSGSSDYFNGWMSDVRVYNYALPTGKINQIYNGGQGTVGVPESGLVAGWRLDEGTGTSVADYSGNAITGTLKSDQVTTGNGTSAGPIWQANLAPTASTTQTYFQTIAPIANSANSTDYYLYYGKADEKGSAFASPQPTRTGLLFDGTDDTVSVADNDTLDIGTGSMTWSLWFKSSTSGTVKYLYRKAGTNGTGGMLLSIGSGDKLTAQVRDSGGFSSYFATSTVSVTDGNWHLATAVVDRTANFLRVYVDGGNVVSTDISILTGDDLNTSASVILGGSSTVYHNGSMDDVQVHSRALSATEIADSYANAAPVSSANKVLHWKMDEGTGSTLTDSTATGLTGALNSFNFTPSSGWVHNENLWKASSAPTITAFSSDSEVPRFFQYRAVTNPVAPSGSWSALQPIGMAPVALGATGVKLKWNPVGMYRRYDTFAVSSWVVEAYSTSSPQRGKRRSFPEKANIVGNDSAVDIIDAQTNKLWMRIPGGVGTTQLSTVPVKQVAALNGRLYVTKTSANHTQVVDLQTDIFRTHHSSGNAFGTVAIAGRAGSGTGTYAGSALSSGSSVTNVAVQVLGTPPKTYVAYGINGGSTSSGVDVVVNETANTRHGLTTTDSPVRHYALAANSTYKSVLLTSAGTLYAANGTAGGVDRWDTIQSDTGDQVGTADRTYSTASTPALRNNTVNSLSVSTGTSQADYTSNTLAVGTSVGVDLVSEHTSQASSIITRYTPTGSVGTSKWNSEGFGGVVDFTGSSAVNIPHSTVFDPGVADFTAEGWFKTTQSCASSCMLIQRRNGAAGILVNLDSSNYLSASVRISTTDYTTTSLATVNDGIWHHFALVRVGTSISQYLDGVLQQITTNAGISASISNTDALRLGRNGTTGNNFNGYLDEVRLSNSARYTAAFTPSNREFVVDANTLGLWHLNNPAGQYVMDASTNANHGTVGTDNTVSSDDPYLVSPSLAGTAKVSAVALLHSSDTGKGLSFDGSADYVSVPDNANLDFAYNQDFSVGVWIKAPSTQANTGTTYNNIIHKWNGSGVVGYPYTLRIQNQTSGTAGKITAFRSDDLSNNPSLSSTVTVNDNLWHHVAFVKSGSTLRLYVDGVANGSTTDTTTGDTTNASPLTIGARGTNYFQGSLDEVRIYSAALSGANVAALYNGGRGWNGSPETGLVGGWHFNEGSGQTVADHSATANGGTLGADSTASSDDPTWITSSPVRSQPMLWVATNDAAADDGGITAVSLISNRRVTSFSTSDSSLPDNDVTSLSVGTGGLALTGTEAGAWSVGAAGAALDPAYLLTLSSATDARIQLPAGTIRLKDGTIHLK